Part of the Terriglobales bacterium genome is shown below.
AAGGACGTCGAAGCTCTTGCCATAGAGCTGGTCGTTGAACGAAACGTAGTGCCACGGGATCACTAGGAAAAGATAGAGGTAGAGCCACCAAACCAGCAGGAGGACGAAGTCGACGACCCCGAGGCGATCGGCTTGCTCGTCACGCTCGATGTGGGGCCGCACCGCGAGCGCGCCCATGATCGGCACTTCGTGCAGAAAAAGGATGATGTCGCCGACGAAGGGATTCGGCACTTCCTTCCGCAGGTACACTTCGAAGAACGTCCACAGCACCTGGGCCGAGAGCCACATGCCGCAGCCCAGGGACAACAGCATCCAGAAAAGCCTGGTGCGGCCCTCCGTCCTGGGCACGTTGCCGGCGATGAAGCCGAACGCAGCGAGCAGAAGAAGACACTGCGTGAAATCCCCGACGGCGGTCAGGAGATAGCTGCGCCGGAGTGCGAGGGACAATACGGCGTTGACGCACACCAATCCCCAGACCGCCCAGAACCAGGACTTCGGCTGCGGAGAGAAGGGCAGGTTCATCCGGTACGATATTAGGCCATAATCCGGGGGCGCAAAGTTACCGAGGTCACGGCAGGTATTGCGCTGGTTATCCTCGACCCGCGTTGAGTCCCTGGACGAGTTACCAGCCCTGGATCTCGGGCAAAGCTTCGCAGCGCGTGATCTCGGCCGCGATCCCCACCTGCTTCTCGCCGGGGCGTTCCTCCACCCGCACCACGCGGGCATTGCAGCACACCCAGCGCTGCGCGAATTCCGGGATCTCCGGCGGCATGATCATGATGAGCTCGATGGCGGAGCCCGGCTCGACCCTGGTGTCGAAGAAGAAGAACACCCCCTTTTGGCTCAGGTTCCCGGTGACGCCCATGGCGCGGCTCGTGGTCCGGGGATGGCGGACGCTGGTCGGGATGCAGTAGGGGAAGCGTTCGGCGCGACGGTGGTCCTTCTTCGACTGTGGCATGGGTCCCTCGTGGGTAGCAGAGGTTAGTCCTGCGAGAGAGTGCTGTCAATCGCCCGACCGGACATGCACGCCTGCTTTTCCTGCAGGTACGGATTCGGCTCCTCTTCCGGGAGCATCAGTCCGGCAGGATAGGCGCCACCGTTGTACTCTGCCAGGCGGTTCTTCCACTTGAGGAAGTCGGTGATGGTCCGCGGCTCGATGCGCACTTCCACCCGCCGCAGGCTGGCGAGCAGCAGGTTCATCTCGTGCATCATGCCTTGCGGAGTGCGCAAGCTGGCGCGACGCGGCTTGACTACGAACTGCAGCTTGCGGCCGCGGCATTCCAGCAGTCCCCATCCTGCGGGCAGCTCGGCGGGGGCGATCAGGCCGGCGGGTGCCAGATAGATGCGCTCGCAGCCCAGCGCCAGGTCCGGGTCCTTGCGCCACGGCTTCTGCGCATCGGCCAGGAAGTCGGCGCGCGAAGCCTTGCACTCCACCACCACCGACCGGCACCTACCCTTCCAGCCGATGACGTCCGCAACCTCGCCGCTGGAGCAGGCTTGCTCGGAGAGAATGACGCCGCAGCGGTAGGAACGGCGAAGCCATGACTCCGCCAGCTTCACCAGTTGAGCGTGGGTCATGGCTTTGCTTGTACCGCAGCCGGGGCAACCGGGCTAGTGACTGTGCGGAGTCGCCGTCCCCAGTTGCTGCAGCGCCTTTTCCGTTGCCGCCAGCAGCGCCTCTGCGCCGACCGGCGCGCCGGTGGCGTGCTTCATCCACACGTCCGGGGCGACGCGCCCATACCT
Proteins encoded:
- a CDS encoding PilZ domain-containing protein, with the translated sequence MPQSKKDHRRAERFPYCIPTSVRHPRTTSRAMGVTGNLSQKGVFFFFDTRVEPGSAIELIMIMPPEIPEFAQRWVCCNARVVRVEERPGEKQVGIAAEITRCEALPEIQGW